The Sinorhizobium meliloti genome includes a window with the following:
- the aqpZ gene encoding aquaporin Z: MFKKLCAEFLGTCWLVLGGCGSAVLASAFPQVGIGLLGVSFAFGLTVLTMAYTVGGISGGHFNPAVSLGLAVAGRVPAASLVSYVIAQVAGAIIAAAVLYVIATGKADFQLGSFAANGYGEHSPGGYSLTAALVTEVVMTFFFLIIILGSTHRRVPAGFAPIAIGLALTLIHLVSIPVTNTSVNPARSTGQALFVGGWALSQLWLFWIAPLFGAAIAGIVWKSVGEEFRPVD; this comes from the coding sequence ATGTTCAAGAAGCTTTGTGCAGAATTTCTCGGGACGTGTTGGCTTGTTCTCGGCGGTTGCGGTAGTGCGGTGCTTGCCTCCGCATTTCCGCAGGTTGGCATCGGCTTGCTCGGGGTCTCCTTCGCATTCGGTCTCACTGTTCTGACCATGGCATATACGGTCGGCGGAATTTCCGGCGGGCATTTCAATCCTGCCGTGTCGCTGGGGCTTGCCGTGGCCGGCAGAGTTCCGGCCGCCAGCCTGGTCAGCTACGTCATCGCGCAGGTCGCAGGCGCGATCATTGCTGCCGCGGTGCTTTACGTGATTGCTACCGGCAAGGCGGATTTCCAGCTGGGGAGCTTCGCCGCGAACGGCTACGGCGAGCACTCGCCGGGTGGCTATTCGCTGACGGCAGCGCTCGTCACGGAGGTCGTGATGACATTCTTCTTCCTCATCATCATTCTCGGCTCGACGCATCGTCGGGTGCCAGCGGGCTTCGCGCCGATTGCGATCGGCCTCGCTCTCACCTTGATCCATCTTGTCTCCATCCCGGTCACCAATACCTCGGTGAACCCGGCGCGCTCGACCGGACAGGCGCTGTTCGTCGGCGGCTGGGCGCTTTCCCAACTCTGGCTCTTCTGGATTGCGCCGCTTTTCGGTGCAGCAATCGCCGGGATCGTCTGGAAGAGCGTTGGCGAGGAGTTTAGACCGGTAGACTAG